A section of the Alkalihalobacillus sp. LMS39 genome encodes:
- a CDS encoding GNAT family N-acetyltransferase, with protein sequence MKINYKINEPINANELATVFSASGIRRPVEDVTRLEKMLNEADILITAWHNDQVIGVARALTDYSYCCYLSDLAVDKRYQSNGIGKKLIELLQNELSEEVALLLLSSPTAMDYYPHIGFEKIDNGFIIKRKK encoded by the coding sequence ATGAAAATAAACTATAAAATCAATGAGCCTATTAACGCTAACGAGTTAGCGACAGTGTTTTCTGCATCTGGCATTCGCAGACCTGTAGAAGATGTAACTCGTTTAGAGAAAATGCTAAACGAAGCAGATATTTTGATTACGGCCTGGCACAACGATCAGGTAATTGGAGTAGCTCGTGCTTTAACTGATTATAGCTATTGCTGTTATTTATCAGACCTAGCTGTAGATAAACGTTATCAAAGTAATGGAATTGGAAAAAAATTAATTGAATTATTACAAAACGAGTTAAGCGAGGAAGTTGCACTACTCTTACTTTCTTCACCAACTGCCATGGATTATTATCCACATATCGGCTTTGAAAAAATAGATAATGGATTTATTATTAAACGAAAGAAATAA
- a CDS encoding TetR/AcrR family transcriptional regulator yields the protein MSPRMGLDLQTILLAATNIVDEGGIEAITMATLAKTLNVQSPSLYNHINGLQGLKKHLAQYGLVKLYEGMKEAVNDKQGEEAILSIGRSYLEFVRTHPGLYEMTLKAPDAKDLEIEKVANDMVHLMIDVLTPYHLEKEQTIHMVRGIRSLLHGFASLEQAGGFGFPLDLNESFENMVRTYLIGMEHISK from the coding sequence ATGTCACCACGTATGGGACTTGATTTACAAACAATTTTATTAGCAGCAACGAATATTGTAGATGAAGGAGGGATTGAAGCCATTACAATGGCGACATTGGCTAAAACATTAAATGTTCAGTCTCCTTCTTTATACAATCATATTAATGGTTTGCAAGGCTTAAAAAAACACCTAGCCCAATATGGGTTAGTAAAGCTTTATGAGGGGATGAAAGAAGCAGTCAATGATAAACAAGGAGAGGAAGCCATTTTATCAATTGGTCGGTCTTATTTAGAATTTGTAAGAACTCATCCAGGATTATACGAAATGACATTAAAAGCACCTGATGCAAAGGACCTTGAAATTGAAAAGGTGGCAAACGACATGGTTCACTTGATGATAGATGTACTGACGCCATATCATCTTGAAAAGGAACAAACGATTCATATGGTGAGGGGAATTAGAAGCTTGTTACACGGCTTCGCTTCTCTTGAACAAGCTGGTGGCTTTGGTTTTCCACTTGATTTAAATGAAAGCTTTGAAAATATGGTTCGAACATATCTTATAGGTATGGAGCACATTTCAAAATAA
- a CDS encoding GNAT family N-acetyltransferase: protein MHVKLVENYKENDILRESFFHLARQTFNIDFQPWFKAGFWNDRYECHSFVSDEQIVANVSVNKQRLFINSKIHNVIQIGTVMTQPEFQNHGLAKTLMNYVLDKYHSEYDGFLLFANQTVLDFYPKFGFTTALETKYSVVMEHNPNRKPHLKLNPFIKEDITLLLDFYHNRILSHFDVLDTEYLFAFYCLTVFPSDIYFFKDLHAIVIYKEEQETIHLYAVLSKQKIELRVVIEAISSAKKTNIVFHFTPSFPDCEAVAHTSTNENDVFYMKSSSIHLPEEWKFPFVGHA, encoded by the coding sequence ATGCATGTAAAGTTAGTCGAGAACTACAAGGAGAATGACATTTTACGGGAAAGTTTTTTTCATTTAGCTAGACAAACATTTAACATTGATTTTCAACCGTGGTTTAAAGCAGGATTTTGGAATGACCGATACGAATGTCATTCCTTTGTTTCCGACGAGCAAATAGTAGCAAACGTATCCGTTAATAAACAGCGTCTCTTCATAAATTCTAAAATACATAACGTTATTCAAATTGGTACTGTTATGACACAACCTGAGTTTCAAAACCATGGATTAGCAAAAACACTGATGAATTATGTACTCGATAAGTATCATAGCGAATATGATGGCTTTCTTTTATTCGCTAACCAAACAGTATTAGACTTTTATCCGAAGTTTGGATTTACTACTGCTCTAGAAACAAAATACTCTGTTGTAATGGAACATAACCCAAATCGCAAACCACATCTTAAATTAAATCCATTTATAAAAGAAGATATTACGTTATTATTAGATTTTTATCATAACAGAATACTTTCTCACTTTGACGTATTAGATACGGAATATCTTTTTGCCTTTTATTGTTTAACTGTATTTCCATCCGATATTTACTTTTTCAAAGACTTACATGCTATTGTTATATATAAAGAAGAACAAGAGACGATTCATCTGTATGCTGTGTTAAGTAAACAAAAAATCGAACTTCGAGTTGTCATTGAAGCTATAAGTTCAGCAAAGAAAACAAATATCGTTTTTCATTTTACCCCTTCATTTCCTGACTGTGAAGCTGTAGCTCATACGAGTACGAATGAAAATGACGTGTTTTATATGAAATCATCTTCGATTCACTTACCAGAAGAATGGAAGTTTCCGTTTGTAGGGCATGCGTAA
- a CDS encoding MBL fold metallo-hydrolase — MKLTKEKFLYQIAFMPRFFPVNCYLVDEGSEFTLIDAGLSIHAKKILKIAEELKKPITRIVITHVHDDHMGALEKLKKALPHVKIYLSRRDAKIWAGDHSLLQSEPQLPLRGGIPKQSKVKPDILVGNGDSIGSLLAIATPGHTPGMMAFMDIRTNALIAGDAFQTKGGLAVAGQVRWLFPFPALATWSKELAIQSAENLLQYNPSLLAVGHGDMIKQPVEAMKKAINDAVKNEAKTGA, encoded by the coding sequence ATGAAACTAACGAAAGAAAAGTTTTTATATCAAATCGCTTTTATGCCACGTTTTTTTCCTGTAAATTGTTACTTGGTTGATGAGGGAAGTGAATTCACATTAATTGATGCAGGGTTATCAATTCATGCAAAAAAGATTTTGAAAATTGCAGAAGAATTAAAAAAGCCGATTACTCGTATTGTCATTACCCATGTACATGATGATCATATGGGTGCATTGGAAAAGTTAAAAAAAGCATTACCCCATGTTAAAATATATTTATCAAGACGTGATGCGAAAATTTGGGCGGGGGACCACTCTCTTCTACAATCAGAACCGCAATTACCGCTTCGTGGTGGTATACCGAAACAAAGTAAGGTAAAACCTGATATATTAGTAGGTAATGGAGATAGCATTGGCTCTCTTTTAGCTATAGCAACACCAGGACATACTCCAGGTATGATGGCCTTTATGGATATACGAACGAACGCATTAATCGCAGGAGATGCCTTTCAAACAAAAGGTGGGTTAGCCGTTGCAGGGCAAGTAAGATGGTTATTTCCATTTCCTGCATTGGCGACATGGAGTAAAGAGTTAGCGATACAAAGTGCAGAAAATCTCCTTCAATATAATCCGAGTTTGTTAGCTGTTGGCCATGGAGATATGATTAAACAGCCTGTAGAAGCAATGAAAAAAGCGATTAACGATGCAGTGAAAAACGAAGCAAAGACAGGAGCGTAA